A genomic stretch from Arthrobacter sp. KBS0702 includes:
- a CDS encoding CoA transferase subunit A: protein MADKLISLRDAISSLVSDNDVVALEGFTHLIPFAAGHEIIRQGVKGLTLVRMTPDIIADQLVAAGCVDKMVFAFTGNSSVGSLYAVRRAVEAGGTGGLELEEYSHYGLLARYQAGAAGIPFMPIRSYAGSDLVAINPRLRKVTSPFDEDVETYVVPALNPDVAILHAQRADRHGNIQSWGILGPQQEVAFASKRTIVLVEEIVDDDVIRSDPNRTLIPGFVVDAVVECKYGAHPSFAQGHYDRDNDFYRSWSAISKDPVRLEKWIREWVHDAGDHAGYLSKLGDGFFDRLTPAPRLSTPVNYGSVL, encoded by the coding sequence TTGGCCGATAAATTGATTTCGCTGAGAGATGCGATCAGCTCTCTCGTTTCCGACAACGATGTCGTAGCCCTCGAAGGATTTACGCATCTCATCCCGTTCGCCGCGGGCCATGAAATCATCCGCCAAGGCGTCAAAGGCCTGACCCTTGTGCGGATGACGCCCGACATTATTGCCGACCAGCTCGTAGCGGCCGGGTGTGTGGACAAGATGGTTTTTGCCTTCACCGGCAACAGTTCGGTCGGGTCCCTTTATGCCGTGCGCAGGGCGGTAGAAGCCGGAGGCACCGGAGGGCTGGAGCTGGAGGAGTACAGCCACTACGGTCTCCTGGCGCGGTACCAGGCAGGCGCCGCCGGGATCCCCTTCATGCCCATCCGGTCCTATGCGGGCAGCGACCTGGTCGCCATCAACCCCCGGCTGAGGAAGGTCACGTCCCCCTTCGACGAGGACGTCGAGACCTACGTGGTCCCTGCGCTGAACCCGGATGTGGCGATCCTCCACGCTCAACGGGCGGACCGGCACGGGAACATCCAGAGCTGGGGCATCCTTGGGCCGCAGCAGGAGGTTGCCTTCGCCTCCAAGCGCACCATAGTGCTGGTGGAAGAGATTGTCGACGACGACGTCATCCGTTCCGATCCCAATAGGACACTCATCCCCGGCTTCGTTGTCGACGCGGTCGTCGAGTGCAAATACGGGGCGCACCCCTCCTTCGCCCAGGGCCACTATGACCGGGATAACGACTTCTACCGGTCATGGTCGGCGATCAGCAAAGACCCGGTCCGGCTTGAAAAATGGATCCGGGAATGGGTCCACGACGCCGGAGACCACGCTGGCTACCTCAGCAAGCTCGGCGACGGGTTCTTCGACAGATTGACTCCTGCCCCTCGCCTGTCCACCCCCGTCAATTATGGGAGCGTCCTATGA
- a CDS encoding CoA-transferase subunit beta gives MTSTTEVTTTVPAAHYSVSELLAVVSCRYLRGKRRVFAGIGLPTLAVALAQQSTSPEIEQIYESGVCGAHPPRLPETIADASLATGAETILTMPVLFGYVLQGGWIDVGFLGAAQIDRGGSLNTSVIGDWASPTVRLPGSGGAAEVMANSQEVFVVMRRHNRTSFVGTLDFCTSPSPAAARRADPKVPTRGAGVTTVISELGVFTADETGELCLASIHEGVTVEQVRERTGWPVKVMDSLTVTSPPTAEELRLLREEIDPGRVYLR, from the coding sequence ATGACCAGCACCACCGAGGTCACCACCACCGTGCCCGCTGCGCACTACTCCGTGAGCGAATTGTTGGCGGTTGTCAGTTGCCGCTACCTGCGGGGCAAGCGTCGCGTCTTCGCCGGGATCGGTCTGCCCACCCTCGCCGTCGCGCTGGCCCAACAGTCCACGTCGCCGGAGATCGAGCAGATCTACGAGTCCGGTGTCTGCGGCGCCCACCCGCCGAGACTCCCGGAAACCATTGCTGACGCCTCGCTTGCCACGGGAGCCGAGACCATCCTGACCATGCCGGTGCTGTTTGGGTACGTGCTGCAGGGCGGTTGGATCGACGTGGGGTTCCTCGGCGCGGCGCAGATCGACCGCGGCGGCAGCCTCAATACCAGCGTCATCGGGGACTGGGCCTCACCGACGGTCCGGCTTCCCGGATCCGGGGGCGCCGCAGAGGTGATGGCCAACTCCCAGGAGGTGTTTGTCGTGATGCGCCGGCATAACCGAACGTCCTTCGTCGGCACACTCGACTTCTGCACCAGCCCCTCGCCGGCCGCCGCGCGGCGGGCGGACCCGAAAGTGCCGACGCGGGGCGCCGGAGTCACCACCGTGATCAGCGAACTCGGTGTCTTCACCGCTGACGAGACGGGTGAACTGTGCCTGGCCAGCATCCACGAGGGCGTGACGGTGGAGCAGGTGCGCGAACGGACCGGTTGGCCGGTCAAGGTGATGGACAGCCTCACAGTGACCTCTCCGCCCACTGCGGAGGAACTTCGCCTTCTTCGGGAAGAAATCGATCCGGGCCGGGTGTATCTCCGGTGA
- a CDS encoding SDR family oxidoreductase, which yields MFNTPIFSGRTALVTGGTSGIGLAIAGRLGALGARTAVIGRDEARLTAATDSLTAQGIDARGYRADVRDEAALNEVLESIESHSGPVGLLVNNAAGNFRVDPLDLTPNGWNAVVDIVLNGTWSLTQAVGRRAIAASVPLSVVNIGTSAAVLGNPETVHSASAKAGVLAMTKSLAAAWAPHGIRLNVVTPGLTEQTGGAGVLYGTDAELQEHLRTIPLGRLARKEEIADACAFLLSDFGAYITGTELVVDGGRRLTGH from the coding sequence ATGTTCAACACCCCGATCTTCAGCGGACGGACCGCGCTGGTCACGGGAGGGACTTCCGGCATCGGCTTGGCCATTGCCGGACGCCTCGGAGCCCTCGGCGCCCGGACGGCCGTCATCGGACGCGACGAGGCCAGGCTCACGGCCGCCACCGACTCCCTCACGGCGCAAGGAATCGATGCCAGAGGGTACCGGGCGGACGTCCGCGACGAGGCGGCACTGAACGAGGTCCTGGAGTCAATCGAGAGCCACTCCGGTCCGGTGGGCCTGCTGGTGAACAACGCGGCCGGAAACTTCCGGGTGGACCCCCTGGACCTGACGCCGAATGGCTGGAACGCCGTCGTTGACATTGTGCTCAACGGCACGTGGAGCCTCACCCAGGCTGTGGGGCGGCGCGCTATCGCAGCGTCGGTGCCGCTGTCGGTCGTGAATATCGGGACGTCCGCAGCCGTGCTGGGCAACCCGGAGACGGTCCACTCAGCCAGTGCCAAGGCGGGAGTGCTCGCCATGACGAAGTCGCTGGCGGCAGCCTGGGCGCCGCACGGCATCCGCCTCAACGTCGTCACTCCCGGGCTCACCGAGCAGACCGGCGGCGCCGGGGTCCTGTACGGAACCGACGCTGAGCTGCAGGAGCACCTTCGGACCATTCCGTTGGGGAGGCTCGCCCGGAAAGAGGAAATTGCCGATGCCTGCGCCTTTTTGCTCAGCGACTTTGGCGCCTACATCACCGGTACAGAGCTGGTGGTCGACGGCGGCCGGCGGCTCACCGGGCACTGA
- a CDS encoding thioesterase family protein encodes MPRDNTKVVPSAGRASENHPTQQRFECAMPLRWSDQDINGHINNARIVTLMEEARILWLNQSAAAEGLDSFRCPKVVASLNVEYFRPVSYGPELFMLLDVSRIGSGSFTVRYAAFQGDAPVFSGSTVLVPLDAVSNAPVS; translated from the coding sequence ATGCCTAGGGACAATACGAAAGTCGTGCCCTCTGCCGGCCGCGCCTCGGAGAACCATCCCACCCAGCAGCGCTTCGAGTGCGCCATGCCGCTGCGCTGGTCCGACCAGGACATCAACGGGCACATCAACAACGCCCGCATTGTCACGCTGATGGAAGAGGCTCGGATTCTGTGGCTCAACCAAAGCGCTGCGGCGGAGGGACTGGACTCGTTCCGCTGTCCGAAGGTGGTCGCATCCCTGAACGTGGAGTACTTCAGGCCGGTCAGTTACGGGCCGGAACTGTTCATGCTGCTCGACGTCTCCAGAATTGGTAGCGGATCCTTCACGGTCCGCTACGCAGCATTCCAGGGCGACGCGCCAGTCTTCAGCGGCAGCACCGTCCTGGTTCCGCTGGATGCTGTTTCAAACGCCCCCGTAAGCTAA
- the fabG gene encoding 3-oxoacyl-ACP reductase FabG, giving the protein MLLQNKTSVVTGGARGIGLATAQELAAHGSNIVLADLDAAALGRAAETLQTNVVKVVCDVTSPGDVDALVAAAVDSFGSLDVMVNNAGFTRDATMRKMTESDFDDVVSVHLKGAWLGTRAAADVMRRLGTAGSIINVSSISGKVGMPGQTNYSAAKAGIVGLTKAAAKELGFAGIRVNAIQPGIIRTDMVESLRPEILDQKLSEIPLARFGEPGEVASVVLFLASGMSSYMTGTVLEITGGRHA; this is encoded by the coding sequence GTGCTTTTGCAGAACAAGACCAGTGTTGTTACCGGCGGCGCCCGCGGGATCGGCCTCGCCACGGCGCAGGAACTCGCGGCGCACGGCAGCAATATTGTCCTTGCCGATCTGGACGCCGCGGCCCTGGGGCGGGCCGCGGAGACCCTGCAGACAAACGTCGTGAAGGTCGTCTGCGACGTGACCTCGCCCGGCGACGTCGACGCCCTGGTGGCGGCAGCCGTCGACTCCTTCGGTTCGCTTGACGTTATGGTCAACAACGCCGGTTTCACTCGAGACGCGACAATGCGCAAGATGACCGAATCCGACTTTGACGACGTCGTCTCCGTCCATTTGAAAGGTGCGTGGCTGGGCACCCGGGCCGCGGCCGACGTGATGCGCAGGTTGGGCACAGCGGGTTCAATCATCAACGTGTCCTCCATTTCCGGCAAGGTAGGCATGCCCGGCCAGACCAACTACAGCGCCGCCAAGGCCGGAATCGTCGGCCTGACGAAGGCGGCAGCCAAAGAGCTCGGCTTTGCCGGCATCCGGGTTAACGCCATCCAGCCGGGCATCATCCGTACGGACATGGTCGAGAGCCTCCGTCCGGAGATCCTGGACCAAAAACTCTCCGAAATCCCCTTGGCGCGGTTCGGCGAGCCCGGCGAAGTTGCCAGCGTGGTGCTCTTCCTTGCCAGCGGAATGTCCAGCTACATGACCGGAACGGTGCTCGAAATCACCGGCGGCCGGCATGCCTAG
- a CDS encoding enoyl-CoA hydratase/isomerase family protein, with protein sequence MGGQFGLLIETILDDGVLTIILNDPGRRNAMGDGMRGELLAALEQASADISVRAVVLRGAGGTFCSGGDLAAMPPTNLATARNRLAHVASVVRTIRNSPTPTFAVVEGAAAGLGASLALACDYLYMADDARLLFPFSRLGLLPDGGILHSLAARIGVHRARQLLLEGRSVNAEECLDLGLADYRYPPDRVMKEAADNARALSSAAPRSVAGIKSALAGGLPSLEDAFRAEHAGQPACYFSDDFAEGKRAFSRRELPHFSGS encoded by the coding sequence ATGGGAGGGCAGTTCGGGTTGCTCATCGAAACCATCCTCGACGACGGCGTGCTGACAATCATCCTCAACGACCCGGGGCGCCGGAACGCCATGGGCGACGGCATGCGCGGCGAACTCTTGGCCGCCTTGGAGCAGGCCAGCGCTGACATCAGCGTGCGGGCAGTCGTCCTGCGCGGCGCCGGCGGCACTTTCTGCTCCGGAGGCGACCTGGCGGCGATGCCGCCGACAAACCTGGCTACCGCACGCAACCGGCTAGCCCACGTCGCCAGCGTGGTCAGGACGATCCGCAACTCCCCCACACCAACCTTCGCGGTCGTCGAGGGAGCCGCGGCGGGCCTGGGGGCCAGTCTCGCCCTCGCCTGCGACTACCTCTACATGGCCGATGATGCGCGCCTGCTGTTCCCCTTCAGCCGGCTGGGACTGCTGCCGGACGGAGGCATCTTGCACAGCTTGGCGGCCCGCATTGGCGTGCACCGGGCAAGGCAGCTGCTGCTCGAGGGCCGGTCCGTTAACGCCGAGGAATGCCTCGACCTGGGGCTGGCTGACTACCGCTACCCGCCGGACCGGGTCATGAAGGAAGCAGCGGACAATGCCCGCGCTCTCAGCTCCGCGGCGCCGCGCTCCGTCGCGGGGATCAAGAGTGCGTTGGCGGGCGGGCTGCCGTCCCTGGAGGACGCTTTCCGCGCAGAACACGCCGGCCAGCCCGCGTGCTACTTTTCCGACGATTTCGCCGAGGGCAAGCGTGCCTTCTCCCGGCGCGAACTCCCCCACTTCAGCGGGTCCTAG
- a CDS encoding acyl-CoA dehydrogenase family protein, with the protein MTTATNLSVNSDFYVLDDYLNDTDRELIARVRGFVEQDVTPIINEYWEKADFPYQLVPKFAELGIIGTAIKGYGCPGLTRLQAGLVAMELSRGDGSINTFNAVHSGLAMGSINLLGSDEQKQRWLPAMAKLEKLGAFALTEPDHGSDSVALETSARLDGDHYVINGSKRWIGLGHVADLVIIWARDTADQKVKAFVLDKNEDGSYPAGYHAEAITGKMAKRAIQQAQIEIDGLRIPAGNMLAKSTSFRDVGAVLNTTRSTVAWESLGHATAAYEMAVTYARERVQFGHPIASYQLVQNKLANMLADLTAMQLICFRTAALQDEGRLSNEQASLAKMFTGDKARTLCRDARDMFGGNGILLENHVARHLTDMEVVHTYEGTDSIQSLILGREITGISAFS; encoded by the coding sequence ATGACCACCGCAACGAATCTGTCCGTCAATTCCGATTTCTACGTCCTGGACGACTACCTCAACGACACCGACCGTGAGCTGATCGCCCGCGTCCGTGGCTTTGTTGAACAGGACGTCACTCCGATCATCAACGAATACTGGGAGAAGGCGGACTTCCCGTACCAGCTGGTGCCCAAGTTCGCAGAGCTGGGCATCATCGGTACAGCGATCAAGGGCTACGGCTGCCCCGGCCTGACCCGGTTGCAGGCCGGCCTGGTGGCGATGGAACTGTCCCGCGGTGACGGCAGCATCAACACCTTCAACGCGGTCCACTCCGGTCTGGCGATGGGCAGCATCAACCTGCTCGGCAGCGACGAGCAAAAGCAGCGCTGGCTCCCGGCCATGGCGAAACTGGAGAAACTGGGTGCCTTCGCCCTGACCGAGCCGGACCACGGGTCTGATTCCGTGGCCCTGGAAACCTCCGCGCGGCTCGACGGCGACCACTATGTCATCAACGGGTCCAAGCGCTGGATCGGGCTGGGCCACGTGGCCGACCTCGTCATCATCTGGGCCCGCGACACCGCCGACCAGAAGGTGAAGGCGTTCGTCCTGGACAAGAACGAGGACGGCAGCTACCCGGCGGGCTACCACGCCGAAGCCATCACCGGGAAGATGGCAAAGCGCGCCATCCAGCAGGCACAGATCGAGATCGACGGCCTGCGGATCCCCGCCGGGAACATGCTGGCCAAGTCGACGTCCTTCCGCGACGTCGGCGCGGTGTTGAACACGACGCGCAGCACCGTGGCCTGGGAATCGCTCGGCCATGCCACCGCCGCCTACGAAATGGCTGTCACCTACGCCCGGGAACGCGTCCAGTTCGGCCACCCGATCGCCAGCTACCAGCTCGTGCAGAACAAGCTGGCCAACATGCTCGCGGACCTCACCGCCATGCAGCTGATCTGCTTCCGCACCGCGGCACTCCAGGACGAGGGCAGGCTCAGCAACGAACAGGCCTCGCTGGCCAAGATGTTCACCGGGGACAAGGCGCGTACCCTGTGCCGGGACGCCAGGGACATGTTCGGCGGCAATGGCATCCTGTTGGAAAACCACGTGGCGCGGCACCTGACCGACATGGAAGTGGTCCACACCTACGAAGGTACCGACTCCATCCAGTCGCTGATCCTGGGCCGTGAGATCACCGGAATCTCGGCCTTCTCCTGA
- a CDS encoding 3-hydroxyacyl-CoA dehydrogenase family protein, which translates to MTISTPATETPGMPAKVGVLGGGRMGAGIAHAFLVSGAHVTVVERDADSAAAARDRVTGTLSKAIEKAAVSEDLESLLRRFTASTDAADFGGSGLVVEAVPEDFTLKQAALRTVERTIGADAWIATNTSSLSVSRLADSLGSPERLCGLHFFNPVPASTLVEVVLGPRSSPELAEAAGNWVRGLGKTPIVVRDAPGFASSRLGVALALEAMRMLEEGVASAQDIDAAMELGYRHASGPLRTTDIVGLDVRLGIAEYLHETLGERFAPPQILRDMVARGELGRKSGRGFYSYS; encoded by the coding sequence ATGACCATCTCCACCCCAGCCACGGAAACTCCGGGCATGCCGGCGAAAGTAGGCGTGCTAGGCGGTGGCCGGATGGGTGCGGGCATTGCCCACGCCTTCCTGGTTTCCGGTGCGCACGTAACGGTCGTCGAACGGGACGCGGACTCCGCGGCCGCGGCCCGCGACCGCGTCACCGGGACGCTGTCCAAGGCAATCGAGAAGGCCGCGGTCAGCGAGGACCTGGAGTCACTGCTGCGCCGGTTCACCGCCTCAACGGACGCCGCCGACTTCGGCGGCTCCGGTCTGGTGGTCGAGGCCGTCCCGGAGGATTTCACGCTCAAGCAGGCAGCTCTGCGCACTGTCGAGCGCACCATCGGCGCGGATGCCTGGATTGCCACCAACACCTCTTCACTCTCGGTCAGCCGGCTGGCGGATTCACTCGGCAGCCCGGAGCGGCTGTGCGGGCTTCACTTCTTCAACCCGGTCCCGGCGTCAACCCTGGTGGAAGTCGTCCTCGGCCCCCGCTCCTCCCCGGAACTGGCCGAAGCAGCGGGCAACTGGGTTCGCGGGCTCGGCAAGACGCCAATTGTGGTCCGGGACGCCCCCGGCTTCGCCAGTTCGCGGCTGGGCGTTGCCCTCGCGCTCGAAGCCATGCGCATGCTTGAAGAGGGCGTGGCCAGCGCGCAGGACATCGACGCTGCCATGGAACTGGGCTACCGGCACGCCTCCGGTCCGCTGCGCACTACCGACATCGTGGGTCTCGATGTCCGCCTTGGCATCGCCGAATACCTGCACGAAACGCTCGGCGAACGGTTCGCCCCGCCGCAGATCCTGCGCGACATGGTGGCTCGCGGCGAACTGGGTCGCAAGTCCGGCCGGGGCTTCTACAGCTACTCCTGA